In Hyphomicrobiales bacterium, the following are encoded in one genomic region:
- a CDS encoding LuxR family transcriptional regulator gives MFENQTFDILDKIGAERTPDGVLGLLNQVTESAGFSAFCLSAIPDPGIRMDSYVMLSGWSEEWFSHYMAKDYVQEDPVIQKLRATARPFSWGSVFEDPQPLSKTAKRIMNEACEFKMYDGLCVPIFSARGFQAGMSFGGERTDLTEREAGALHLISISAYNRIRDLVGTVDKTAPVPKLTARERECLKWTSAGKTSWEISQILSISQHTVDWYLTSAARKLGAANRTHAVAEGFRKGLLH, from the coding sequence GTGTTCGAAAACCAGACGTTCGACATTCTCGACAAGATTGGTGCCGAGAGGACCCCGGACGGCGTCCTTGGATTGCTGAATCAGGTTACCGAGAGTGCCGGGTTTTCGGCATTCTGCCTGTCGGCAATTCCGGATCCGGGCATCCGGATGGATTCCTATGTCATGCTGTCTGGATGGTCGGAAGAGTGGTTTTCCCACTACATGGCCAAGGACTACGTGCAGGAAGACCCGGTCATTCAGAAGCTGCGCGCGACGGCACGTCCGTTCAGCTGGGGCTCGGTTTTCGAGGATCCGCAGCCGTTGTCGAAGACCGCCAAGCGGATCATGAACGAGGCCTGCGAATTCAAGATGTATGACGGACTGTGCGTGCCGATCTTTTCGGCGCGCGGCTTCCAGGCTGGCATGTCGTTCGGTGGCGAGCGCACAGATCTGACTGAGCGTGAGGCGGGTGCGCTGCATCTGATTTCGATCAGCGCTTACAATCGGATTCGCGATCTCGTGGGGACTGTCGACAAGACGGCTCCCGTGCCCAAGCTGACGGCGCGGGAAAGAGAGTGCCTCAAGTGGACCTCAGCCGGCAAAACAAGCTGGGAAATCAGCCAGATCCTGAGCATTTCCCAGCATACGGTCGATTGGTATCTGACATCCGCGGCGCGTAAGCTCGGGGCGGCCAACCGCACCCATGCCGTGGCTGAAGGCTTCCGCAAGGGCCTGTTGCACTAA